In the Pseudoalteromonas undina genome, one interval contains:
- the tig gene encoding trigger factor codes for MQVSVETTQGLERRLTITVPAENVETEVKKRLQQLSKTQRIDGFRAGKVPVSVINKRFGPAVRQEVAGEVMQRNYIEAIVAEKINPAGAPTFAPKALEAGKDLEFSATFEVYPEVEVQGLDKIAVEKPAVEVTDEDLANMLETLRKQHASWADVDAAAGANDRVTVDFVGTIDGEEFEGGKAEDFPLELGQGRMIPGFEDNIVGKKAGEEVVADVNFPEDYHAENLKGKAAQFTITVKKVEAQELPELSDEFATKFGVAEGGVDALKEEVKKNMTRELDQAVKANVKDQAIKGLLEQNEVEVPKALIDQEVDALREQAAQRFGGNGQNMPELPAELFHEQAVTRVKTGLLLGEVIKANDIKVDDAKVEALIATVASAYEDPTEVVEYYKANDQLMQQMRNVAMEEQAVEAILAKATVTDVEKAFDDIMNPQQGA; via the coding sequence ATGCAAGTTTCTGTTGAGACGACTCAAGGCCTTGAGCGCCGTCTGACCATCACCGTTCCTGCAGAGAACGTTGAGACCGAAGTAAAAAAACGCTTACAACAACTGTCAAAAACGCAGCGTATCGACGGTTTCCGTGCTGGTAAAGTTCCAGTATCAGTAATCAACAAGCGTTTCGGACCAGCTGTTCGTCAAGAAGTTGCTGGCGAAGTAATGCAACGTAATTACATTGAAGCAATTGTTGCTGAAAAAATTAACCCTGCTGGCGCACCTACATTTGCTCCAAAAGCACTTGAAGCAGGTAAAGATTTAGAGTTCTCAGCAACATTTGAAGTTTACCCTGAAGTTGAAGTTCAAGGTTTAGATAAAATTGCTGTTGAAAAACCAGCGGTAGAAGTAACTGACGAAGATTTAGCAAACATGCTAGAGACACTTCGTAAGCAACACGCTTCTTGGGCTGACGTTGATGCAGCTGCTGGCGCAAACGACCGTGTAACGGTTGATTTCGTTGGTACTATCGACGGTGAAGAATTCGAAGGCGGCAAAGCTGAAGATTTCCCATTAGAACTTGGCCAAGGTCGTATGATCCCAGGTTTTGAAGACAACATCGTAGGCAAAAAAGCAGGCGAAGAAGTTGTTGCTGACGTAAACTTCCCTGAAGATTACCACGCTGAAAACTTAAAAGGTAAAGCGGCTCAATTCACTATCACAGTGAAAAAAGTTGAAGCGCAAGAATTACCTGAATTAAGCGATGAGTTTGCAACTAAATTCGGTGTTGCCGAAGGCGGCGTAGACGCGCTTAAAGAAGAAGTTAAAAAGAACATGACACGTGAGCTAGACCAAGCGGTTAAAGCTAACGTAAAAGACCAAGCAATCAAAGGTCTTTTAGAGCAAAACGAAGTTGAAGTGCCTAAAGCATTAATCGACCAAGAAGTTGACGCTTTACGTGAGCAAGCTGCTCAACGTTTTGGTGGTAACGGTCAAAATATGCCTGAGCTTCCAGCTGAATTGTTCCATGAGCAAGCAGTTACACGAGTTAAAACTGGCCTATTATTAGGCGAAGTGATCAAAGCAAACGACATCAAAGTTGATGACGCTAAAGTTGAAGCACTTATCGCTACTGTAGCATCTGCATACGAAGATCCAACTGAAGTAGTAGAATACTACAAAGCAAATGATCAACTAATGCAACAAATGCGTAATGTAGCAATGGAA
- the folD gene encoding bifunctional methylenetetrahydrofolate dehydrogenase/methenyltetrahydrofolate cyclohydrolase FolD, with translation MTANIIDGKAVAKQVRSAVAERVSERVAQNLRAPGLAVVLVGQDPASQVYVGSKRKACEEVGFISKSFDLPADTTEQALLALIDELNVDGEVDGILVQLPLPAGLDAEKILERITPHKDVDGFHPYNIGRLAQRMPALRPCTPKGIITLLDSTGVRYKGMHAVVVGASNIVGRPMSLELLLAGCTTTVCHKFTQDLETHVRRADLLVVAVGKPEFIPGDWIKEGAIVIDVGINRLDNGKLVGDVEYAVAEQKADFITPVPGGVGPMTVASLIENTLEACEKYHS, from the coding sequence ATGACGGCAAACATCATTGATGGTAAAGCAGTAGCAAAACAAGTACGTAGCGCAGTGGCTGAACGAGTTTCAGAACGTGTTGCACAAAACCTTAGAGCCCCAGGATTAGCTGTGGTGCTTGTTGGACAAGACCCAGCAAGCCAAGTTTACGTTGGTTCAAAGCGTAAAGCCTGTGAAGAAGTGGGTTTTATTTCTAAATCATTTGATTTACCCGCAGACACAACAGAGCAAGCGCTATTAGCATTAATTGATGAATTGAATGTTGATGGCGAAGTTGACGGTATTTTAGTACAACTTCCTTTACCTGCAGGCCTAGATGCAGAAAAAATTCTTGAGCGTATTACCCCGCATAAAGATGTTGATGGCTTTCATCCTTATAACATTGGTCGTTTGGCGCAGCGAATGCCTGCCCTTCGCCCATGTACGCCAAAGGGTATTATCACCTTATTAGATTCAACGGGTGTGCGTTACAAAGGCATGCACGCAGTGGTTGTGGGCGCCTCTAATATTGTGGGCCGCCCTATGTCACTTGAATTATTGTTAGCTGGCTGTACGACTACTGTTTGCCATAAGTTCACGCAAGATTTAGAAACCCATGTTCGCCGTGCTGACTTACTGGTTGTTGCTGTAGGCAAACCAGAGTTTATTCCTGGTGATTGGATAAAAGAAGGCGCAATTGTTATTGATGTGGGTATTAACCGTTTAGACAACGGTAAATTAGTGGGTGACGTTGAGTACGCCGTTGCAGAACAAAAAGCTGACTTTATTACTCCTGTACCAGGCGGTGTAGGCCCGATGACAGTTGCCAGCTTAATTGAAAATACATTAGAAGCGTGTGAGAAATATCACAGCTAA